From the genome of Phytohabitans rumicis, one region includes:
- a CDS encoding helix-turn-helix domain-containing protein, which translates to MAATGTATSTEKGRRIVGAERQTLAKDLVKRYTSGESIRALAASTGRSYGFVHRVLTESGVQLRQRGGARRRKKA; encoded by the coding sequence ATGGCAGCCACCGGCACAGCCACCAGCACTGAGAAGGGTCGCCGGATCGTCGGAGCCGAGCGTCAGACGCTCGCCAAGGACCTGGTCAAGCGGTATACGTCGGGTGAGAGCATTCGTGCTCTCGCGGCGTCGACCGGCCGTTCGTACGGGTTCGTGCACCGCGTACTGACCGAATCGGGCGTGCAGCTTCGCCAGCGCGGCGGCGCTCGTCGCCGCAAGAAGGCGTGA
- the ypfJ gene encoding KPN_02809 family neutral zinc metallopeptidase, with the protein MEFNKDADLDTSQVEDMRGTRGGGRPRLPGPGFKLPAGKGGLLVVAVVLVCLLGFLCLGQGGLGGLGSLGSLGGLTGSDTETADNTQLDQACSRENANRFDNPACVNLAFINSIQAYWQRGLPENFGRPYQTATTRYFSGAVSTGCGAADSGVGPFYCPADNHVYIDLSFYDELANRFGAPGQFAQAYVTAHEYGHHVQTLLGTEAQMRRQQQRDPGNANALSVLLELQADCYAGVWANKATQTTDAGGQPLFTGVTEQDIQQALTAAAAVGDDTIQRQSTGRVNEQAFTHGSAQERQQWFDHGYRTGDPKRCDTFGNAL; encoded by the coding sequence GTGGAGTTCAACAAGGACGCCGACCTCGACACCAGCCAGGTCGAGGACATGCGCGGCACGCGGGGTGGGGGACGCCCACGCCTGCCTGGTCCGGGCTTCAAGCTGCCCGCCGGCAAGGGCGGCCTCCTCGTCGTGGCCGTGGTGCTGGTCTGCCTGCTCGGCTTCCTCTGCCTCGGCCAGGGCGGGCTGGGCGGGCTCGGCAGCCTGGGCAGCCTCGGCGGGCTCACCGGCAGCGACACCGAGACCGCCGACAACACCCAACTCGATCAGGCATGCTCCCGGGAGAACGCCAACCGGTTCGACAACCCGGCCTGCGTCAACCTTGCGTTCATCAACTCCATCCAGGCGTACTGGCAGCGCGGCCTGCCGGAGAACTTCGGCCGGCCGTACCAGACCGCGACGACCCGCTACTTCTCCGGCGCGGTGTCGACCGGATGCGGCGCGGCCGACTCGGGCGTCGGCCCGTTCTACTGCCCCGCCGACAACCACGTCTACATCGACCTGAGCTTCTACGACGAGCTGGCCAACCGGTTCGGCGCGCCCGGCCAGTTCGCCCAGGCGTACGTCACGGCCCACGAGTACGGCCACCACGTGCAGACGCTGCTCGGCACCGAGGCCCAGATGCGCCGCCAGCAGCAGCGCGACCCCGGCAACGCCAACGCCCTCTCGGTGCTGCTGGAGCTACAGGCGGACTGCTACGCCGGGGTCTGGGCCAACAAGGCGACGCAGACCACCGACGCCGGCGGGCAGCCGCTCTTCACCGGCGTGACCGAGCAGGACATCCAGCAGGCGTTGACCGCCGCCGCCGCGGTGGGCGACGACACGATCCAGCGCCAGAGCACCGGCCGGGTCAACGAGCAGGCGTTCACGCACGGCAGCGCACAGGAGCGCCAGCAGTGGTTCGACCACGGCTACCGCACCGGCGACCCGAAGCGGTGCGACACGTTCGGCAACGCGCTGTAG
- a CDS encoding (2Fe-2S)-binding protein: MDCFELIINGERQTVEGPPDRTLLDALRGELGLLGTRFGCGMGLCGACFVLLDGRPAPSCDLPLWSAAGKQVTTIEGLTPHPVQEAFLAEQAAQCGYCVSGILVSAAALLASDPHPDAATVAAALDRHLCRCGAHQRMVRAVVRAARDTA; this comes from the coding sequence ATCGATTGCTTTGAGCTGATCATCAACGGCGAGCGCCAAACCGTCGAAGGTCCGCCGGACCGGACGCTGCTCGACGCGCTCCGCGGTGAGCTGGGGCTCCTCGGCACCCGCTTCGGGTGCGGCATGGGCCTGTGCGGCGCCTGCTTCGTGCTCCTCGACGGCCGGCCCGCGCCCTCCTGCGACCTACCGCTGTGGTCGGCCGCCGGCAAGCAGGTCACCACCATCGAAGGGCTGACGCCGCATCCGGTCCAGGAGGCGTTCCTGGCCGAGCAGGCGGCCCAGTGCGGCTACTGCGTCTCCGGCATCCTGGTCAGCGCCGCCGCCCTGCTGGCGTCGGACCCGCACCCGGACGCCGCGACCGTCGCCGCCGCCCTCGACCGCCACCTGTGCCGCTGCGGCGCGCACCAACGGATGGTCCGGGCCGTCGTCCGCGCCGCCCGGGACACCGCATGA
- the mug gene encoding G/U mismatch-specific DNA glycosylase: protein MRPSKEELASAAGRTIPDVVGPGLAVLFCGINPGLYSAATGHHFARPGNRFWPALHRSGFTPRQLAPAEQDELLAYGLGITNVAARATARADELTRDELVAGAEVLAEKVARWRPRWLAVVGVTAYRIGFGRPGATFGRQAEALGRTGLWVLPNPSGLNAHYTVDTLADAFARLRAAQVSSG, encoded by the coding sequence ATGCGGCCGTCCAAGGAGGAGCTGGCCTCGGCGGCCGGGCGGACCATCCCGGACGTCGTCGGGCCGGGTCTGGCGGTGCTCTTCTGCGGCATCAACCCCGGTCTGTACTCCGCCGCGACCGGCCATCACTTCGCCCGTCCGGGCAACCGTTTCTGGCCGGCGCTGCACCGCTCCGGCTTCACGCCGCGCCAACTGGCCCCGGCCGAGCAGGACGAACTGCTGGCGTACGGCTTGGGCATCACCAACGTGGCGGCCCGGGCCACGGCGCGCGCCGACGAGCTGACCCGGGACGAGTTGGTCGCCGGCGCCGAGGTCCTGGCTGAGAAGGTGGCCCGGTGGCGGCCGCGCTGGCTGGCGGTGGTCGGGGTGACCGCGTACCGGATCGGGTTCGGGCGGCCGGGGGCCACGTTCGGGCGGCAGGCCGAGGCGCTCGGCCGCACCGGCCTGTGGGTGCTGCCCAACCCGAGCGGCCTCAACGCGCACTACACGGTGGACACGCTCGCCGACGCGTTTGCCCGGCTGCGCGCCGCTCAGGTCTCGTCGGGGTAG
- a CDS encoding DUF692 domain-containing protein, which translates to MTTPSFGVGIGWRPEISGFVADLPGLAFTEVVAESVPSSGPLPAPLAALRGKGAAVVPHGVKLSLGGAEPVDPARVAHLAAVAERLGAPLVSEHIAFVRAGGLEAGHLLPLPRTREAVDAVVANVVRTQAELPVPIALEPIAAIFDWPDDELDEGAFLTEILDRTGALLLLDIANVYANARNRGTEPTDLLGRLPLERVAYVHVAGGAEHDGIYHDTHTDAVPREVLDLVGELCARRRPPALMLERDGHYPPAATLRAELDAIAAASGYPVIT; encoded by the coding sequence ATGACCACCCCGTCGTTCGGCGTGGGCATCGGCTGGCGGCCGGAGATCTCCGGGTTCGTGGCCGACCTGCCCGGGCTGGCGTTCACCGAGGTCGTCGCGGAGTCGGTGCCGTCTTCCGGGCCGCTGCCGGCTCCCCTCGCCGCCCTCCGGGGCAAGGGTGCTGCCGTCGTACCCCATGGCGTGAAGCTGTCGCTCGGCGGCGCGGAGCCCGTCGACCCCGCGCGGGTCGCGCACCTGGCCGCGGTGGCCGAACGGCTCGGGGCCCCGCTGGTGAGCGAGCACATCGCGTTCGTACGCGCGGGCGGGCTGGAGGCCGGGCACCTGCTGCCGCTGCCGCGGACGCGGGAGGCGGTCGACGCGGTCGTCGCCAACGTTGTCCGCACGCAGGCGGAGCTGCCGGTGCCGATCGCGCTGGAACCGATCGCCGCGATCTTCGACTGGCCGGACGACGAGCTGGACGAGGGCGCGTTCCTGACCGAGATCCTCGACCGCACCGGGGCGCTGCTGCTTCTCGACATCGCCAACGTGTACGCCAACGCCCGCAACCGGGGCACCGAGCCGACCGACCTGCTCGGCCGGCTGCCGCTGGAGCGGGTGGCGTACGTCCACGTGGCCGGCGGCGCCGAACACGACGGGATCTACCACGACACGCACACCGACGCGGTGCCGCGGGAGGTGCTCGACCTGGTCGGGGAGCTGTGCGCCCGGCGCCGGCCGCCGGCCCTGATGCTGGAACGCGACGGCCACTACCCGCCGGCCGCCACCCTGCGCGCCGAACTGGACGCGATCGCCGCCGCCTCCGGCTACCCGGTCATCACATGA
- a CDS encoding TetR/AcrR family transcriptional regulator: MPRVSQDQLDARRQEILAAARACFARHGYEGATVRRLEEETGLSRGAIFHHFRDKDSLFLAVAEDDAAAMVETVARNGLVQVMRDLLARADSTETAGWLGSQLEVSRRLRTDPAFAKRWAERSQAITDATHERLRRQRDAGVLRDDVPLDVLTQFLELAYDGLVLHLAMGRPPGDLGRVLDLVEEAVRKA, from the coding sequence GTGCCCAGGGTGAGTCAGGACCAGCTCGACGCGCGCCGCCAGGAGATCCTCGCCGCCGCCCGTGCCTGTTTCGCCCGGCACGGGTACGAGGGTGCCACGGTGCGCCGTCTGGAGGAAGAGACCGGGTTGTCCCGGGGGGCGATTTTCCACCATTTCCGGGACAAAGACTCGCTCTTCCTCGCGGTCGCCGAGGACGACGCCGCCGCGATGGTGGAGACCGTCGCCCGTAACGGCCTCGTCCAGGTCATGCGCGACCTGCTCGCCCGCGCCGACTCCACGGAGACCGCCGGCTGGCTGGGCAGCCAGCTCGAGGTGTCCCGCCGGCTGCGCACCGACCCCGCGTTCGCCAAGCGCTGGGCGGAGCGCTCACAGGCCATCACCGACGCCACCCACGAACGCCTGCGCCGCCAGCGGGACGCCGGGGTGCTGCGCGACGACGTACCCCTGGATGTGCTGACCCAGTTTCTAGAGCTGGCGTACGACGGCCTGGTGTTGCACCTGGCCATGGGCCGCCCGCCGGGTGACCTCGGCCGGGTGCTCGATCTGGTCGAAGAGGCGGTACGCAAGGCGTGA
- a CDS encoding enoyl-CoA hydratase/isomerase family protein, whose translation MTSDSGVRLDCAGPVATVTLCRPDVLNAQTPAMWTALREFSRDLPGDVRVVIVRGEGRAFSAGLDLSLVSGEGMNSFTEMARITPEESADRIHGFQMGFTWLRRPDIVSIAAVQGHAIGAGFQLALACDLRVLADDAKLSMAEAALGLVPDLGGTKRLVELVGYGRALELCATARRVDAVEAERIGLANLVVPRADLDGATNDLAAAVLNAPRNAVIEVKALLSGAADRSYAEQDRAEREAQTRRFRDLAGLGE comes from the coding sequence ATGACCTCCGACAGCGGTGTTCGGCTGGATTGCGCCGGGCCGGTCGCGACTGTCACGTTGTGCCGGCCCGACGTGCTCAACGCGCAAACGCCTGCGATGTGGACGGCGTTGCGTGAGTTCTCCCGCGACCTGCCCGGTGATGTGCGGGTCGTAATCGTACGGGGCGAGGGCCGGGCCTTCTCCGCCGGGTTAGACCTTTCACTAGTGAGTGGTGAAGGGATGAATTCTTTCACGGAGATGGCCCGGATCACCCCTGAGGAAAGCGCCGATCGCATTCACGGCTTTCAAATGGGATTCACGTGGTTGCGCCGGCCTGACATCGTTAGCATCGCAGCGGTGCAGGGGCATGCGATCGGCGCCGGATTCCAGCTCGCGTTGGCGTGTGATCTGCGCGTACTCGCCGACGACGCGAAGCTATCCATGGCCGAGGCGGCACTGGGTCTCGTACCCGACCTCGGCGGCACCAAACGCCTCGTGGAACTGGTCGGTTACGGCCGCGCGTTGGAGCTGTGCGCCACCGCGCGGCGGGTGGACGCGGTCGAGGCCGAGCGGATCGGGCTGGCCAACCTGGTGGTGCCCCGCGCCGACTTGGACGGTGCCACCAACGACCTGGCCGCAGCCGTGCTCAACGCACCCCGCAACGCCGTCATCGAGGTCAAAGCCCTGCTCAGCGGGGCCGCCGACCGGTCGTACGCGGAACAGGACCGCGCGGAGCGGGAGGCGCAGACGCGCCGGTTCCGCGACCTGGCCGGGCTGGGCGAGTAA
- a CDS encoding TIGR04222 domain-containing membrane protein produces the protein MIGDTWGIPGPTFLALFAGAAAALVIAAIIHRAILFTGRRGYPVDRLGPQQVAYLNGGEKLALYSSLAGLRAAGAIDVAKGGALSPAGPMPAGVTPLDQAVYNAAGKRIRARDLAHEPWVESALTELREGLRSDGLVPTAATRRAARVVPLLMLALLGLGIVRVMAGLANDKPVGFLILLLIGWALIAVTTFFRVPRHTMAARTALNDMRRRHEYLSPSSAPAYATYGAASVALGVGLFGAASLWALDPAFAAEAEIQRAYASAGGTGGSYGGSSSGGDSGGSSDGGGGGCGGGGCGG, from the coding sequence ATGATCGGTGACACCTGGGGGATCCCCGGACCCACCTTCCTGGCGCTCTTTGCCGGCGCCGCCGCAGCACTCGTGATCGCCGCGATCATCCACCGCGCCATCCTCTTCACCGGGCGTCGGGGCTACCCGGTCGACCGGCTCGGCCCGCAGCAGGTGGCCTACCTCAACGGGGGCGAAAAGCTCGCCCTGTACTCGTCGCTGGCCGGGCTGCGCGCCGCCGGGGCGATCGACGTGGCCAAGGGCGGCGCCCTGTCCCCCGCCGGCCCGATGCCAGCCGGCGTCACGCCGCTGGACCAGGCGGTCTACAACGCGGCCGGCAAGCGGATCCGCGCCCGCGACCTGGCCCACGAGCCGTGGGTGGAGTCGGCGCTGACCGAGCTGCGCGAGGGCCTCCGGTCCGACGGCCTGGTGCCGACCGCGGCGACCCGCCGGGCCGCCCGGGTGGTCCCGCTGCTGATGCTCGCCCTGCTCGGGCTCGGCATCGTGCGGGTCATGGCCGGCCTGGCGAACGACAAGCCGGTGGGCTTCCTCATCCTGCTGCTCATCGGCTGGGCGCTGATCGCGGTGACCACCTTCTTCCGGGTACCCCGGCACACCATGGCCGCCCGCACAGCCCTCAACGACATGCGCCGCCGGCACGAGTACCTGTCGCCGTCGAGCGCGCCGGCCTACGCGACGTACGGCGCGGCGAGCGTGGCGCTCGGCGTCGGGCTCTTCGGCGCCGCGTCGCTGTGGGCGCTCGACCCGGCATTCGCCGCCGAGGCCGAGATCCAGCGGGCGTACGCGTCGGCGGGTGGCACCGGCGGCTCCTACGGCGGCAGCTCCTCCGGCGGGGACAGCGGTGGCTCGTCCGACGGCGGCGGAGGCGGCTGCGGCGGCGGAGGATGCGGGGGATGA
- a CDS encoding HAD family hydrolase produces the protein MPLLLLDLDNTLLDRAGAFLAWARGFLTEIGAPPQDLDWLVAIDADGLTDRWDVADAIRDRYRLRISSIDLVDELTEGLVERLTLDPLVACALRIADDAGWVPVVVTNGATRHQDIKIRRTGLDRYVADWVISEDAGVSKPNPRIFALAAQRVRMRLHGAWVVGDSPEADIGGAAAMGLPSVWLHRGRTWMESRYRPTSTAGGVIPAVATVLAAAGAARYA, from the coding sequence GTGCCCCTCCTGCTCCTCGATCTGGATAACACCCTGCTTGATCGGGCGGGGGCGTTTCTGGCGTGGGCCCGGGGGTTTCTGACCGAGATCGGGGCGCCGCCGCAAGACCTCGACTGGCTGGTCGCCATCGACGCCGATGGCTTGACCGACCGGTGGGACGTGGCCGACGCCATCCGTGACCGGTACCGGCTGCGGATCTCCTCGATCGACCTGGTCGACGAGCTGACCGAAGGACTGGTCGAGCGGCTGACGCTCGACCCGTTGGTCGCCTGCGCGCTGCGCATCGCCGACGACGCGGGCTGGGTGCCGGTGGTGGTCACCAACGGCGCGACCCGGCACCAGGACATCAAGATCCGGCGCACCGGGCTGGACCGGTACGTCGCCGACTGGGTGATCTCCGAGGACGCCGGCGTCAGCAAGCCCAACCCGCGCATCTTCGCGCTGGCCGCGCAGCGCGTACGGATGCGGCTGCACGGCGCGTGGGTGGTGGGCGACAGCCCGGAGGCCGACATCGGCGGCGCCGCCGCGATGGGCCTGCCCAGCGTGTGGCTGCATCGCGGACGCACCTGGATGGAGTCGCGCTACCGGCCGACGAGCACGGCCGGAGGCGTCATCCCGGCCGTGGCCACAGTGCTGGCCGCGGCCGGGGCCGCCCGCTACGCGTAG
- a CDS encoding ABC-F family ATP-binding cassette domain-containing protein, which produces MITATGLELRAGARILLSDTTLRVQPGDRIGLVGRNGAGKTTTLKVLAGEGQPYTGQVDRRSVVGYLPQDPRTGDLEVTARDRVLSARGLDTLLAEMQRLEAELAAGDDRLLRRYGTLEDQFASLGGYAAEAEAARICANLGLPDRVLAQTIGTLSGGQRRRIELARILFRDAGEDGAGILLLDEPTNHLDADSITWLRGYMAAHKGGLIVISHDVSLLDAVVNKVWYLDANRSVVDMYNLGWKAYLEQRETDERRRRRERANAEKKAGALMAQADKMRAKATKTIAAQNMARRAERLLSGLEDERVADKVAKVRFPTPASCGRTPLTATGLSKSYGSLEIFTDVDVAVDRGSRVAILGLNGAGKTTLLRMLGGLLEPDTGQVLAGHGLRVGYYAQEHETLDVERTVLDHMRSAAFEQSDTDLRKILGAFLFSGDDVDKPAGVLSGGEKTRLALATLVCSGANVLLLDEPTNNLDPVSREQVLDAIARYPGAIVLVTHDPGAVQALKPDRAILLPDGDEDAWSDDLLELVELA; this is translated from the coding sequence ATGATTACCGCCACCGGCCTGGAGCTTCGCGCCGGCGCCCGGATCCTGCTGTCCGACACGACGCTGCGCGTGCAGCCGGGCGACCGGATCGGCCTGGTCGGGCGCAACGGCGCCGGCAAGACCACCACGCTGAAGGTGCTGGCCGGCGAGGGCCAGCCGTACACCGGGCAGGTCGACCGGCGCAGTGTCGTCGGCTATTTGCCGCAGGACCCGCGTACCGGAGATCTCGAAGTCACCGCCCGCGACCGGGTGTTGTCCGCGCGCGGCCTGGACACCCTCCTGGCCGAGATGCAGCGCCTGGAGGCCGAGCTGGCCGCGGGCGACGACCGCCTCCTGCGCCGGTACGGCACCCTGGAGGATCAGTTCGCGTCGCTGGGCGGATACGCGGCCGAGGCCGAGGCCGCCCGCATCTGCGCCAACCTGGGCCTGCCCGACCGGGTGCTGGCGCAGACCATCGGCACCTTGTCCGGCGGCCAGCGGCGCCGCATCGAGCTGGCCCGGATCCTCTTCCGCGACGCGGGCGAGGACGGCGCCGGCATCCTGCTGCTCGACGAGCCGACCAACCACCTGGACGCCGACTCGATCACCTGGCTGCGCGGCTACATGGCGGCCCACAAGGGCGGCCTGATCGTGATCAGCCACGACGTGTCGCTGCTCGACGCGGTGGTCAACAAGGTCTGGTACCTGGACGCCAACCGGTCCGTCGTGGACATGTACAACCTCGGCTGGAAGGCGTACCTGGAGCAGCGCGAGACCGACGAGCGGCGGCGGCGCCGGGAGCGGGCCAACGCCGAGAAGAAGGCCGGCGCGCTCATGGCCCAGGCGGACAAGATGCGGGCCAAGGCCACCAAGACGATCGCCGCGCAAAACATGGCCCGCCGGGCGGAGCGGCTGCTGTCCGGTCTGGAGGACGAGCGGGTCGCGGACAAGGTTGCCAAGGTGCGGTTCCCGACGCCGGCGTCGTGTGGCCGCACCCCGCTCACCGCGACCGGGCTGTCCAAGTCGTACGGGTCGCTGGAGATCTTCACGGACGTCGACGTGGCCGTGGACCGCGGCTCCCGGGTGGCGATCCTGGGCCTCAACGGCGCCGGCAAGACCACCCTGCTGCGGATGCTCGGCGGCCTGCTGGAGCCGGACACCGGACAGGTGCTGGCCGGGCACGGGCTGCGGGTGGGCTACTACGCGCAGGAGCACGAGACGCTCGACGTCGAGCGCACCGTGCTGGACCACATGCGCAGCGCGGCGTTCGAGCAGTCGGACACCGACCTGCGCAAGATCCTGGGCGCGTTCCTCTTTTCGGGTGACGACGTTGACAAGCCCGCCGGCGTGCTGTCCGGCGGCGAGAAGACGCGGTTGGCGCTGGCCACGCTGGTCTGCTCGGGCGCCAACGTGCTGCTGCTCGACGAGCCGACCAACAACCTCGACCCGGTCAGCCGCGAGCAGGTCCTGGACGCCATCGCCCGCTACCCCGGCGCGATCGTCCTGGTGACGCACGACCCGGGCGCCGTACAGGCCCTGAAGCCGGACCGCGCCATCCTGCTCCCGGACGGTGACGAGGACGCCTGGAGCGACGACCTGCTGGAGCTCGTCGAGCTGGCCTAG
- a CDS encoding ABC transporter ATP-binding protein — MGGWETLRALRAKDKVAGHRLTRGTGSRIVAFARPYRRDIVVFLITVVIAAGIGVATPVLAGDVVNAITRGGSEAGATVVRLALFIAGLAVVDALLSLAQRWYSARIGEGIILDLRTQVYDHVQRMPLQFFTRTQTGALVSRLNNDVLGAQRAFTSTLSGVVSNVIQLVLTAAVMFTLSWQITTLSLFMLPLFILPARRVGRRLAEITKEGYDLDAKMNATMTERFGVAGALLVKLFGQPDAEARRFAVRAERVRDIGIQSAMFSRTFFVAMLLVASLAQALTYGLGGWLAVTGSVSAGTVVTLALLLTRLYGPLTALSNVRVDVMSALVSFDRVFEVLDLAPSIAEKPDAVDIPAGAGRLEFRDVRFRYPSAAEVSLASLEDVAALDRTVSEPVLRGVSFVVKPGQMVALVGPSGAGKSTTSMLVSRVYDVTEGEVLVGGVDVRDATLGSLRDTIGVVTQDSHLFHETIADNLRYAKPDATDDELWAVLRGAQVEDLVRSLPDGLDTMVGERGYRFSGGEKQRIAIARLLLKAPSIVILDEATAHLDSESEAAVQQALAVALTGRTALVIAHRLSTVRNADQILVLDDGKIVEHGRHDELVGVGGLYAELYRTQFAVADSPTPYGEGDTPEPVTVPGRAYPDET; from the coding sequence ATGGGGGGCTGGGAGACGCTACGTGCGCTCCGGGCCAAGGACAAGGTCGCTGGCCACCGGCTCACCCGGGGCACCGGCAGCCGGATCGTGGCCTTCGCCAGGCCGTACCGCCGGGACATCGTTGTCTTCTTGATCACCGTGGTGATCGCCGCCGGGATCGGCGTGGCGACCCCGGTGCTCGCGGGCGACGTTGTCAACGCGATCACCCGCGGCGGCTCCGAAGCCGGCGCGACGGTGGTCCGGCTGGCGCTCTTCATCGCCGGCCTCGCCGTCGTCGACGCGCTGCTCTCGCTGGCCCAGCGCTGGTATTCGGCCCGCATCGGCGAGGGCATCATCCTCGACCTGCGCACCCAGGTCTACGACCACGTGCAGCGGATGCCGTTGCAGTTCTTCACCCGTACGCAGACCGGCGCCCTGGTCAGCCGCCTCAACAACGACGTGCTCGGGGCGCAGCGGGCGTTCACCTCGACGCTGTCCGGCGTTGTCAGCAACGTGATCCAGCTGGTCCTCACCGCGGCGGTGATGTTCACCCTGTCGTGGCAGATCACCACGCTTTCGCTGTTCATGCTGCCGCTGTTCATCCTGCCCGCCCGGCGGGTCGGCCGGCGCCTCGCGGAGATCACCAAGGAGGGCTACGACCTCGACGCGAAGATGAACGCCACGATGACCGAGCGGTTCGGCGTGGCCGGCGCGCTGCTGGTCAAGCTCTTCGGCCAGCCGGACGCGGAGGCGCGCCGGTTCGCGGTCCGCGCCGAGCGGGTCCGCGACATCGGCATCCAGTCCGCGATGTTCTCGCGCACCTTCTTCGTCGCCATGCTGCTGGTGGCCTCGCTCGCCCAGGCCCTCACGTACGGGCTGGGCGGCTGGCTGGCGGTCACCGGCAGCGTCAGCGCCGGCACGGTCGTCACGCTCGCGCTGCTGCTCACCCGGCTCTACGGCCCGCTGACCGCACTGTCCAACGTGCGCGTCGACGTGATGAGCGCGCTGGTCTCGTTCGACCGGGTCTTCGAGGTGCTCGACCTCGCGCCGTCCATCGCGGAAAAGCCCGACGCGGTCGACATCCCGGCGGGCGCCGGCCGGCTGGAGTTCCGCGACGTGCGCTTCCGCTATCCGTCCGCGGCCGAGGTCTCGCTCGCCTCGCTGGAAGACGTCGCCGCGCTCGACCGCACCGTCTCCGAGCCGGTGCTGCGCGGCGTGTCCTTTGTGGTCAAGCCCGGCCAGATGGTGGCCCTCGTCGGCCCCTCCGGCGCCGGCAAGTCCACCACCTCGATGCTGGTCTCCCGGGTGTACGACGTGACCGAGGGCGAGGTGCTCGTCGGCGGCGTCGACGTGCGCGACGCCACGCTCGGCTCGCTGCGCGACACGATCGGGGTGGTCACCCAGGACTCGCACCTCTTCCACGAGACCATCGCCGACAACCTGCGGTACGCCAAGCCCGACGCCACCGACGACGAGCTGTGGGCGGTGCTGCGCGGCGCCCAGGTCGAAGACCTCGTCCGGTCCCTGCCCGACGGGCTGGACACGATGGTCGGCGAGCGCGGCTACCGCTTCTCCGGCGGCGAGAAGCAGCGGATCGCCATCGCCCGACTGCTGCTCAAGGCCCCGTCCATCGTGATCCTCGACGAGGCCACCGCACACCTCGACTCCGAGTCCGAGGCGGCCGTGCAGCAGGCGCTCGCGGTGGCGCTGACCGGGCGTACGGCCCTGGTCATCGCGCACCGCCTGTCCACCGTGCGCAACGCCGACCAGATCCTGGTGCTCGACGACGGCAAGATCGTGGAGCACGGCCGCCACGACGAGCTGGTCGGCGTGGGCGGGCTGTACGCCGAGCTCTACCGCACCCAGTTCGCGGTCGCCGACTCGCCCACGCCCTACGGCGAGGGCGACACCCCCGAGCCGGTCACCGTCCCCGGCCGGGCCTACCCCGACGAGACCTGA
- a CDS encoding DUF2630 family protein translates to MEDTTILSEIHRLVDEEHQLRNQVQKGEISSDEERTRLREVEESLDQCWDLLRQRRAARDVGGDPAGAHARPKSEVEGYLQ, encoded by the coding sequence ATGGAAGACACCACGATCCTTTCCGAGATCCACCGGCTGGTCGACGAGGAGCACCAGCTGCGCAACCAGGTGCAGAAGGGCGAGATCTCGTCCGACGAGGAGCGGACCCGGCTGCGCGAGGTCGAGGAGTCCCTGGACCAGTGCTGGGACCTGCTCCGCCAGCGCCGCGCGGCCCGCGATGTGGGCGGCGACCCGGCCGGAGCGCACGCGCGCCCGAAGTCGGAGGTGGAGGGCTACCTCCAGTAG